A window of Haloarcula sp. DT43 genomic DNA:
ACGGCGAGCGGGGGCGCGTCGTCGTGACCCTGACCGACCCGGACGCGACACAGCGACTGCTCGCGGCGGTCCGGCCCTCGCTTACCGACCGCCTCGTCGACCGGTTCACGCGGTTGGTCGATGGAGGGCTCGGGACCGGAGCGGACGACCGCTGACAGTCAGGCCGCATCCGTGGCGAGCATCGCCCCGGCGAACGTGACAGCCGCCCAGAACACCAGCGAGGCGGCGGCGACCCACGTCGGAACGAACGCCGACCGACCGGGGACGGCGACGTACAGGACCTGGTCGAAGACGAGTCCACGGTACGCCTCCGCCGGAGTCAGGGCGAGCGCGCCGCCGAGCGTCCGCGTCGTGACGCCGGTGTCGAGCGCGGCGAACACTGCGAGGTCGCTGCCGACGGTGAGAGCGAGGAGCCCGGCGAGTGCGAGCACGAGTGCGCGTCCCCGGCTCCCGGCGAGCGCCGACAACAGGAGCACGACAGTCAGCGAGACCAGCGCGTACAGGAACGTGAGAGCGACGTACCGAACGAACAGGAACGGCGAGTCGACGCCGCGGTGGCTCGCGAACACCGCCGTCTCCGGCCCCGCGGTCGTCGCAACAGCGACACCCAGAGCCAGCAACGGGATGCCGACGATGGCGAGCAACAGCAGGGCACGGCCTGCGTACACGCCGCCGACGTACGACCACGTCGAGAGCGGGTAGGTGTCGAGGACGTCGAGTTCGCCCCGGACGACCGGGTCGGCGATGGCGCGATAGCCGACCGCGAAGGCGAGCGTCGGCACCAGCACTTCGACGGCCACCAGCGTATCGACGACGGTGGGGACGTAGCCGCCGGCCAGACCGCCCCCGGCGCGGGCCAGACCGAACAGGACGACCACGGTGACCAGCGCGAGCGCGAGATAGGTGCGCGTCCTGACCGCACTCCGGACCTCCCGGGCGAAGACCGTCCAGAATCGGTGTCCGTCCGTCACGACTGCGACCCCTCCGGTGCGGCGATAGCGGCGCTGTCCTGTTCCAGCAGCGACGTGAACGTCTCGTAGAGCGGGCCGCCGGCTTGGTCCCGCAGAGCGTCGACCGTCCCGGTCCGGACGAGACGGCCGGATTCGAGCACCGCCACCCGGTCGGCGGTCTCCTCGACCAGCAGCAGTTCGTGCGAACAGAGGACCACGGCGCGGCCGTCGTCGGCTATCGATGCGATGACGTCGAATATGTGCCGACTCATCGCCGGGTCGAGGCCGCTGGCGGGTTCGTCGAGCATCACGACCGGCGGGTCCCCGGCCAGTGCCTGCGCGATGCCCAGGAGACGCGTCATCCCCCCGGAGAGCCCCGAGACGGGTCGGGTGGCCACGTCTTCGAGGCCCACACGTTCGAGGAGTCGGTCCGGGTCGTCATCGACGAGGTCGGCGTAGAACGCGGCGGTCTCCCTGACGGTAAAGCCCGGCCGGAACGCCGGCCGCTGTGGCAGATAGCCCAGTCGCCGTTGGGCCGCGGGGCCGGCGTAGGAGACGGTGCCGCTGGTCGGTCCCTCGACGCCCAGGAGCACGCGCAGGAGCGTCGTCTTCCCGGAGCCGTTGGGGCCGATGAGTCCGGTCACGGCGTCGAAAGGGACGTCGAGCGACACCGCCGAGACGGCCGTCACGTCGCCGTACCGTTTCGTGACCTCGTCGGCCGCGAGGTACGTCTCGCCCGTCACGATGCCCCCGCCGCGGCGGTCTCGTTTCGGAGTCGCCTGACGGCCTCGGGATTGGCGGGCGCTGCCAGCGGTGCCCGGTCGACGATACTACCCCGGCGGAATCCCGGCGTGGTTCCGCGGAGCGCGCGGAGCCCCCGGACGCTCGGTGCCGACCCGAGGACGACCGCGGCGTCGGTCCGATGGAGTCGGCGGTCGATGGGGTCGGTCGGCGAGTACGGTTGGGTCAGCACCGGAGCGGCCCCACCGGTGAGGTCGTACGCGCCGCTCCAGTAGTTCCCCCTCCCCTCGTGAGTGTACACGCGCAGGGGCCCCGGCCCGGAGACGGCGTGGCGGTCGTTGGCGACGAAGTCGTTCTCTGCCACGACGTTCGACGGGACGGCCGTCGACGCCCGGAGGCCGAGTTCGTTCCCGTAGAGGACGTTGTGCTCGTACAGGGACCGACCGGCGTTCGTCGACATCGCCTGGCCGGTGTCGGACACCACGTTGTGGGCGATGTAGCTCCGGGACCCCGCGAGCATGACGCCACTGCCGGCGTGGCGCACGTCGTTCCCGACGATGGCGTTGGCCACGGGATTGGTCATGACGACGACGCCGGCGTAGGCCTGCCCCCGAGCGGCGTTGTCGGCGACGAGCGACCGCGAGGTGTACATCAGGTGGACGCCGAAGCGGTTGTCCCTGAACGTGTTGTTCCGGACGGCGGTCCCGTCGGCCCGGTGGAGGTACACGCCGTCGCGGCCGCCGTCGAACACCGAATCCTGCACGACAATCGGCCCGTGCATCCCGACGACGCCCATGAACCCATCTCGCCAGTCCGCCGTCCCGTCGACCGTGACGTTCTCGACGACCGCACCGGGCGTCCGCCGTAGCACGACGCCGCTCGCGGGCGTCTCGACGGTGAGGTCAGCGACGTAGAGCCCGGAGGCGTTGCGACCGGTGACGGCGGCGTCGCTGTTGCCGTAGGCGGTGGTCACGGTCGCATCCCAGGCGCTGTCGCTGGCGTTGGTCGGGTCACCCACCGTCGCGTTCCCGACGCCGACGATGTCGAACCCGGTGACGCCGACACGGTCGGCGGTCACCGTCACGACTGTGCCGTTCCCGCCGCCGTCGAGCGTCGCGCCGGGGCCGCTGAGGGTGAGCGGCTTGTCTATCGTCACCCGTTCGGCGTAGCTGCCGGCCGGGACCGCGACTGTCGTGTTCGGCGGTGCCGCATCGACGGCCGCCTGGATGGTCGGCGCATCGGGTCCGACTTCGACCGACACCGGTCGGGTCCGGCGCTGTCGCGCCGCCCGGACGGTGGCGTCGGCGTCGCGTCGCCGCGGGTCGACCTGGTTTCGGACCGCCGCCGCTCGCTGGAGGTGGAACGACCGACTTTGGAGGGTCTCCCAGTCGACGATTCGCCCGCCACACGACTCGGCAAACGCCGCGGCGTCGGCCCGGTCGGCGAACGGCACCACGGCCGGCCCGGACGGAACGCGCACCGACCCGTCGACGACGTAGTGGGCCTGGCTGGCTTCGACCCAGTCCGGCGGTGCGGCGGTCCGCAGAGAGCCGTCGTCGCCACACCGGACCGGCCTGTCGCTGTAGTCGGAGACGTACACCACGAGCGGGTATCCGAACTGCCGTTCGTGCCCCGGTTCGGCGAGCGCCGTCACGGCCTGGTCGAGACCGACGTAGCCGACGACGTAGCGGTACTGCGAGTAGAAGACCTCGGCCCGGGGGACGCTGACGCTCCGGTTCCGGGCTATCTGTTCGTCGGCCATCGTAATCCCGCGCTGGACCGTGGTGTCGAACGGGACTGGCTCCGGACGGGCGCTGGTGGTGTCGACAGCGAACGACACAGCGAACACCAGCGTGCCGAGAACCACGGCGAGGAGAGCCAGGAGTTGCGTGGTCGTCAGGGCTGGTCGCATCGACCGGGGATACGAGCAGTGGCCCATTACAGTGTTTGGTGCACCTCTCGAAACTGACGGCGTCTCCGACCGTCACGGCCGCCGGTTCGGGACGCCCCGAGCGCAGTGCGGCCGCGTGGTGACACGCTGATAAACTCACCGAGGTTTGACCGAGTAGCTACTTGTATCCCCGTTCCGTTCACGTAGAGTGACATGAGTGGCAACCAGGAGCCCAACCACCGGGCCGAGCAGACGGTCTGCCCGTACTGTGGCGTCGGCTGTACGATAGAACACGCGGGCAACGGCAAAGCGACCGGCACAGCGGGACCGGTGAACACGAAGGGCGAGGTCTGTCCCAAGGGCGCGGCCGCGTTCGACGTGGTGGACCACGAGGAGCGGCTGACCGAGCCACTCGTCCGGGAGGACGGGCGGTTCGTCACCACATCCTGGGAGACCGCCCTAGCCCGCGTGGCCGAGGGACTCGGGGACGTCGTCGACGAGCACGGGCCGGACGCCGTCGAGTTCTTCGCGTCCTCGAACTGCACGAACGAGGAGAACTACGTCTTCCAGAAGACGGCGCGGCTGCTCGGCACCAACAACGTCGACAACTGCGCCAGGCTCTGTCACTCCTCGACCGTCGCCGCGATGAGCGAGCGCCTCGGTGCCGGGGCGATGACGAACACGCTCGACGACCTCGCCGAGACCGACTGCCTGCTCGTCACCGGCGCGAACCCGGCCGAACAGCACCCGGTCATCTTCCGGTCGTACTTCCTGCCGGCCATCCGCGACGGGGCGACGCTGATACACGTCGACCCGCGCGAGACGGACACGACCGACGCCGCCGACGTCCACCTCGACGTCCGCCCCGGGTACGACATCCAGCTGCTCAACTCGATGGCGACGGTCGTACTCGAGGAGGGGCTCGTCGACGAGTCGTTCGTCGAGGCGCGGACGGCCGGCTACACGGACCTGACGGCGCACCTCGACGACGTGGACGTCGAGACGGGTGCCGACGCGGCCGGCGTCGACCCGGAGACCGTCCGGGAGGCCGCCAGAGCGTACGCCGAGGCCGACAGGGCGGCAATCGTCACCGGGATGGGGATGAGCCAGCACACCTGCGGCACCGACAACGTCCACGCGCTGTTGAACCTCGCGCTCCTGACCGGCAACGTCGGCCGACCGGGGACGGGCGTGAACCCGCTGCGCGGCCAGAACAACGTCCAGGGGGCCGGCGACGTGGGCGCGCTCCCCAACGTCCTCCCGGGGTACCAGCCCGTGACCGACGCCGAGGCCCGCCAGCGGGTCGCCGAGGAGTGGGGCGTCGAACCCCCGAGCGAGCCCGGGCTGACGGAGACGACCGCGACACACCGGTTCGGCGACGAGGTCCGGGCGGCGGTCGTGTTCGGCGAGAACCCCGCCGTCACGGAGCCAAACGCCAACGCCGTCAGGGCCGGCTTCGACGAGCTGGACTTCTGTGTCGTCGTCGACCTCTTCGAGACGGCGACCACCGACCACGCCGACGTGGTGCTTCCCGGCAGTAGCTGGGCGGAGAAGGCGGGGACGGTGACCAACACGGACCGCCGGGTGATGCGAATGCGACCGAACGCCGACCTGCCCGGGAACGCCCGCCGGGACCTCGACATCCTCACCGACCTCGGTGGGCGGCTGGTCGGCGAGCCGGACGCGTTCGACTACGACGGGCCGGGAGCGGTGTTCGACGAGCTGACGCGGGTCTGCCCGCCGTACGCCGGCATGAGCTACGACGGCATCGGCGACGGCTACCAGCGGTGGCCGTTCCCGGCGGAGGCCGAGTCCGGCACCGACGTGCTTCACGCGGAGACGTTCGCGTCGGGGGCGGAGACGGCACCGCTGCTCCCGGTTTCACCGACGCCGCCGGCCGACAGCGTCGGCGAGGACGAGCTCGTGCTCACGACGGGACGGGCGCTCCAGCACTTCAATAGCGGGGCGCTCACCCGCCGGTCGGAGACGCTCATGCGGATGCGCGGGGAGGACGTCCTCGAAATCCATCCGGACGACGCCGCCTTCCGCGGCATCGAGGAGGGCGACACCGTCGTCGTCGAGAACGACCGCGGCAGCGTGCGGGTGTCGGCGGCCGTGACGGGGGCGATACAGCCCGGCGTCGTGTTCTGTACGTTCCACTACCTGGACCCGCTCGCGAACGCCCTGACCGGCGACGCCCTCGACCCGGTCGCCGAGATTCCCGAGTACAAGCACTCGGCAGTGCGCGTACGGAAGCCAGCGGCGTAGTCGCGTGGCGGTCAGTCGTCGCCGTCGACCGCCGCCCCGGTGCCGGCGTCGCCGACCCCCGCGGCTTCGCTGTCGACGTTGATGCCCTCCCAGTCGTGGTCGGTGTGGAACCACTCGCGCTCCGAGCGACGCGGATTAATTCCGCCTTCTCGCGGGCCGCGGCGATGGTGTGGCCGCCACAGTGGGAGAGGCCCGAGCGGATGCCAGCACAGAACTCCTCGGCGACGGCGGGAGTGCGGTCCCGGTCGGAAGAGCACCGAACGTCCTGACGTTAAGTCCGTCCGGGGACGAGAGGGGGTATGCCGACCGACCGAGTCACCGTCTCCCTGGACGAGGAGACGAGCGAGACGCTGGGGGAACTGACCGATCGAACCGGTGAGAGCCAGAGCCAACTGGTCCGCGAGGCCATCGCCTTCTACGCGGCGAACTTCGACTCGGCACACGCCAGCGACAGCGACCACCTGCAGACGTACTACGAGATGCTCTCGACGGGCGAGCACGTCCTCCTGGACGTCGACCTGCTGCACGCGCTGTTGCGCCAGTTCGACGACCCGGACGCGCGCGACGAGGAAGTGCTCGAACTCATCGACCAGGTCGCGCGGTACCACGCCCGGGAGTACGCCGACCGGTTCGACTCGCTCGGGGACGTCC
This region includes:
- the fdhF gene encoding formate dehydrogenase subunit alpha — encoded protein: MSGNQEPNHRAEQTVCPYCGVGCTIEHAGNGKATGTAGPVNTKGEVCPKGAAAFDVVDHEERLTEPLVREDGRFVTTSWETALARVAEGLGDVVDEHGPDAVEFFASSNCTNEENYVFQKTARLLGTNNVDNCARLCHSSTVAAMSERLGAGAMTNTLDDLAETDCLLVTGANPAEQHPVIFRSYFLPAIRDGATLIHVDPRETDTTDAADVHLDVRPGYDIQLLNSMATVVLEEGLVDESFVEARTAGYTDLTAHLDDVDVETGADAAGVDPETVREAARAYAEADRAAIVTGMGMSQHTCGTDNVHALLNLALLTGNVGRPGTGVNPLRGQNNVQGAGDVGALPNVLPGYQPVTDAEARQRVAEEWGVEPPSEPGLTETTATHRFGDEVRAAVVFGENPAVTEPNANAVRAGFDELDFCVVVDLFETATTDHADVVLPGSSWAEKAGTVTNTDRRVMRMRPNADLPGNARRDLDILTDLGGRLVGEPDAFDYDGPGAVFDELTRVCPPYAGMSYDGIGDGYQRWPFPAEAESGTDVLHAETFASGAETAPLLPVSPTPPADSVGEDELVLTTGRALQHFNSGALTRRSETLMRMRGEDVLEIHPDDAAFRGIEEGDTVVVENDRGSVRVSAAVTGAIQPGVVFCTFHYLDPLANALTGDALDPVAEIPEYKHSAVRVRKPAA
- a CDS encoding NosD domain-containing protein, yielding MRPALTTTQLLALLAVVLGTLVFAVSFAVDTTSARPEPVPFDTTVQRGITMADEQIARNRSVSVPRAEVFYSQYRYVVGYVGLDQAVTALAEPGHERQFGYPLVVYVSDYSDRPVRCGDDGSLRTAAPPDWVEASQAHYVVDGSVRVPSGPAVVPFADRADAAAFAESCGGRIVDWETLQSRSFHLQRAAAVRNQVDPRRRDADATVRAARQRRTRPVSVEVGPDAPTIQAAVDAAPPNTTVAVPAGSYAERVTIDKPLTLSGPGATLDGGGNGTVVTVTADRVGVTGFDIVGVGNATVGDPTNASDSAWDATVTTAYGNSDAAVTGRNASGLYVADLTVETPASGVVLRRTPGAVVENVTVDGTADWRDGFMGVVGMHGPIVVQDSVFDGGRDGVYLHRADGTAVRNNTFRDNRFGVHLMYTSRSLVADNAARGQAYAGVVVMTNPVANAIVGNDVRHAGSGVMLAGSRSYIAHNVVSDTGQAMSTNAGRSLYEHNVLYGNELGLRASTAVPSNVVAENDFVANDRHAVSGPGPLRVYTHEGRGNYWSGAYDLTGGAAPVLTQPYSPTDPIDRRLHRTDAAVVLGSAPSVRGLRALRGTTPGFRRGSIVDRAPLAAPANPEAVRRLRNETAAAGAS
- a CDS encoding ABC transporter permease, which produces MTDGHRFWTVFAREVRSAVRTRTYLALALVTVVVLFGLARAGGGLAGGYVPTVVDTLVAVEVLVPTLAFAVGYRAIADPVVRGELDVLDTYPLSTWSYVGGVYAGRALLLLAIVGIPLLALGVAVATTAGPETAVFASHRGVDSPFLFVRYVALTFLYALVSLTVVLLLSALAGSRGRALVLALAGLLALTVGSDLAVFAALDTGVTTRTLGGALALTPAEAYRGLVFDQVLYVAVPGRSAFVPTWVAAASLVFWAAVTFAGAMLATDAA
- a CDS encoding ribbon-helix-helix protein, CopG family: MPTDRVTVSLDEETSETLGELTDRTGESQSQLVREAIAFYAANFDSAHASDSDHLQTYYEMLSTGEHVLLDVDLLHALLRQFDDPDARDEEVLELIDQVARYHAREYADRFDSLGDVLDWLSLCGFLTVRRDDDGGFHVVFPSESVRWLMIRFIRGSIADLPFEIDVEESVSKVLLRERAQ
- a CDS encoding ABC transporter ATP-binding protein, whose protein sequence is MTGETYLAADEVTKRYGDVTAVSAVSLDVPFDAVTGLIGPNGSGKTTLLRVLLGVEGPTSGTVSYAGPAAQRRLGYLPQRPAFRPGFTVRETAAFYADLVDDDPDRLLERVGLEDVATRPVSGLSGGMTRLLGIAQALAGDPPVVMLDEPASGLDPAMSRHIFDVIASIADDGRAVVLCSHELLLVEETADRVAVLESGRLVRTGTVDALRDQAGGPLYETFTSLLEQDSAAIAAPEGSQS